A portion of the Tachysurus fulvidraco isolate hzauxx_2018 chromosome 8, HZAU_PFXX_2.0, whole genome shotgun sequence genome contains these proteins:
- the oxld1 gene encoding oxidoreductase-like domain-containing protein 1: MFLIYRMSLNNASPCLPRLFIFHLSQIRKKPFYASTMFPQSNRLHSTPCHFRCKSLAPSTSQFPAGVTQCCTDPANPGPPPPPTCCCMSGCHNCVWIEYAEEMLKYFSDGGEKALAAMEDHVHDENLKTYLKMEIRLLKRS, encoded by the exons atgtttcttATTTACAGGATGTCTCTAAATAACGCTTCACCGTGTTTACCGAGG ctGTTTATCTTCCACTTATCACAGATCAGGAAGAAACCCTTCTACGCCAGTACCATGTTTCCCCAAAGCAATCGTCTACACTCTACTCCTTGCCACTTTCGGTGCAAAAGCCTGGCTCCGTCCACTTCCCAGTTCCCAGCTGGTGTAACACAGTGTTGTACAGACCCAGCAAATCCGGGTCCTCCGCCTCCTCCAACGTGCTGCTGCATGAGCGGCTGCCATAACTGCGTGTGGATCGAGTATGCAGAAGAGATGCTGAAGTACTTCAGTGATGGTGGAGAAAAAGCACTGGCTGCCATGGAAGACCATGTTCATGACGAGAACCTCAAGACTTACCTCAAAATGGAGATCAGGCTACTGAAGAGATCATGA